The bacterium DNA window GCCGGATCATCTATGGCAGCCGGATATCCGTGTGGGTCGGTTTCTCGACAGTCACCCTGGCTGCCCTGCTCGGTTTTACCTTCGGCTCGCTGGCTGGCTATTACGGTGGCTGGGTTGACGGTCTGATCATGCGGATTGTTGACATTCTGATGGCTTTTCCGGGGATTCTGCTGGCCATTGCCTTAATGGCCGTATTGGGGCCGAGCCTGAACAATGTTATTCTGACCCTGTGTCTCATCGGGTGGGTCAGCTATGCCCGCATGGTCCGGGGGCAGATACTTTCCCTGCGGGAAACCGAGTTTGTTCTGGCAGCCAAGGCACTGGGCCTTGGTCCTGTCCGGATCATCTTCGGCCATATCCTGCCCAATGTCCTTGGCCCGCTCACGGTCCAGGCCACATTCGGCATGGCGGGCAATATCGTGGCTGAAGCAGGCTTGAGCTTTCTTGGACTGGGAGTTCAGCCTCCGACCCCCAGTTGGGGAGCCATGTTGAATGAAGGAAGGTCGGTGCTGCTCAGTAACCCGCACCTGAC harbors:
- a CDS encoding ABC transporter permease, with amino-acid sequence MLKRLFKNKLAILGLIIIGAIILMALCAPVLAPHSPSRIDLAYRLAKPSPTHPLGRDSLGRDILSRIIYGSRISVWVGFSTVTLAALLGFTFGSLAGYYGGWVDGLIMRIVDILMAFPGILLAIALMAVLGPSLNNVILTLCLIGWVSYARMVRGQILSLRETEFVLAAKALGLGPVRIIFGHILPNVLGPLTVQATFGMAGNIVAEAGLSFLGLGVQPPTPSWGAMLNEGRSVLLSNPHLTAFPGLAIMIMVLGFNFIGDGLRDAVDPKLKIY